The segment ATGCCCAGCGAGCAAATTGCCACAAACGCATTCTGCACGGAAATGGTTTGCAGATTTTGCTTCGTCCAAAACGTGGCGTCCTTGCCGTGCAAGGCCACGTCGACCAAGGCAAACAGCGCGATGACGCAGGCCACCGCCGCCAGCGCCCGCACCAAGGCCAACAGCCCGTGATACCAGCGGCGCCGGGAAGCGGCCGCAATTCTGACCCTGGAATCGTTCAATTTGGGCGTGGGTTGGCTCATGTGGTTACAGGTTCCTCTTCTCCAATGGCGCAGGTCAACACGGCTTCTTCGGTCCACTGGCTGACAGGGCGAATTTCGCGCAGCCGGCCACGCGACATCACGCCGATGGAGTCGCAGGTGGCCATCAGCTCCGGCAAATACGAACTGACGAAAATCACCGCCTTTCCCGCCGCCGCCGCTTCACCGATCAGCCGATATATTTCGGCTTTTGTGCCCACGTCAATGCCGCGGGTGGGCTCGTCCAACAGCAGCACGTCGGCCTGCTGATGCAGCACGCGGGCAATCGCCACTTTTTGCTGTGTGCCGCCGGAAAGCTCGGCGATGGCTTGATCTGGCCCGCGAGTTTTAATTTGCATGCGGGTAATCCAATCGCTTACCACGGCATCGCGGCGGCGGAGGTTAAGCCAACCCCATCGGCTGTAGGGAGACAGCCGACTGTAAGTGAGATTATCGGCCACCGAGCGGCTTTGAGCCAATCCTTCCCCTTTGCGATCTTCGCTCACCATGCCCAGCCCCGCCTGAATGCGCGCCCGGGGCGTCGCTGCTGGCGTGAATGCGCCGATACGCACTTTGCCCGAGCGAACCGGATCCAGCGCGAACAACGTGCGCAGCAATTCCGTGCGGCCCGCGCCTACCAGGCCGGCAATTCCCAAAATTTCGCCGCGGCGCAGTTGCAACGAAACATTCCGCGGAATGCGGCGGCCGCTCAGGCCGTCGAGAGACAAAATCGGTTCACCCGGCTGGTGCGGCACTTGCGGGAATAAATCGGCGACGCTGCGTCCGACCATCAGCGAGACAATTTGAGCATCGGTCGTGCCGGCAACTTCTCCCGTGCCCACGGAAGCCCCATCGCGCAGCACGGCAAAGCGATCGCAAATTTGGCGAATTTCCTCCAGGAAATGGCTAATGTACACAATTGCCAAGCCCGCGCCGCGCAAACTGCGAATGGTGTTAAACAATTGCTGCACGTCTTGCCGCGTTAAGGAGCTGGTCGGCTCGTCGAAGATAATCACTTTGGCTTGCGAAGCCAGCGCCCGCGCAATTTCCACAACCTGTTGCATACCGACCGAAAGCCGATCGACCGGAGTTTGCGGATCGAGTTGGGCATGCCCCAGCCGGGCCAGCGCCTCGCGGGCGATTTTCCTTCCCAGGCGGCGATCGAGCAAGCCGAGGCGGCGGCGCTCCTGGCCCAGTAAAATGTTGTCTTCCACGCTCAGCTGCGGCGCCAGGTTCAGCTCCTGGTAAATCATGGCCACGCCGGTTAGCCGGGCTTGATGCGGACCTCGGGGAGCATAAGGCCGATCGAGCAGCGTCATGCTTCCTTCATCGGGCAAGTGCGCGCCGCTGAGAACTTTCATCAGCGTGCTTTTGCCGGCCCCATTTTCACCGATCAGGGCCAGCACTTCGCCGGAGCGCGCTTCCAAATTCACACTTCGCAAAGCTTGCGTGGCGCCGAAACGCTTGGAGACGTTCGCCATTTTCAGAACGGTGGCAGGCCCAGGCGACATTACGACGATTGGTGGAAGAAAAGTGAGAAGCGAAGCAAAGCCGATGGGGGATTTTCGATTGAGAATTTCCGCCGTTGCGCAACATTCGCCCCGGCAAAGCCTAATTCCTAAATCCGCAATCGATTTTTGCTAGAACTGTTCGGGGTTCAACAACTTGTGCATGTGCGGGTTGTCCATGTTTTCCTTCGTAGCCACTGCTTCCCCCGTCGAAACGCGCTTTTCGACCGGTTGCCCGGTCAGTTGCGCAACGATCGCCTTCACGGCCTGGTACCCCATGTTCACCGGATCTTGTAGAACGACGCCTTGCATGTCGCCATCGCGCAAGGCTTTGACAATGCGGTTGCTGGAATCGAAGCCTAAATACACGACCTTTCCGGTTAAGCCAGCTTCTTTTAGCGCCTGCAACATGCCGGCGGCGCTGCTTTCGTTGACGGCAAAAATGCCATTGACCTCTTTGCCGTATTTCAGCAAGAGCTGCTGGCTTTTATCGAGCGCGGTTTGTTCCGACGTTCCGGCATATTGATCGGACGACAAAATTTTGATGTCCGGAAACTCCTTCTTAATGGTTTCCAAAAAGCCGCGCTCCCGGTTTTCCGTGCTTTCGCTTCCCGAGCTGTAGCGGAGCAAAAGGACATTGCCTTTGCCATTCAGCTGCCTTCCCATTTCGCGAGCCGCCAGCCGGCCG is part of the Pirellulales bacterium genome and harbors:
- a CDS encoding sugar ABC transporter ATP-binding protein translates to MANVSKRFGATQALRSVNLEARSGEVLALIGENGAGKSTLMKVLSGAHLPDEGSMTLLDRPYAPRGPHQARLTGVAMIYQELNLAPQLSVEDNILLGQERRRLGLLDRRLGRKIAREALARLGHAQLDPQTPVDRLSVGMQQVVEIARALASQAKVIIFDEPTSSLTRQDVQQLFNTIRSLRGAGLAIVYISHFLEEIRQICDRFAVLRDGASVGTGEVAGTTDAQIVSLMVGRSVADLFPQVPHQPGEPILSLDGLSGRRIPRNVSLQLRRGEILGIAGLVGAGRTELLRTLFALDPVRSGKVRIGAFTPAATPRARIQAGLGMVSEDRKGEGLAQSRSVADNLTYSRLSPYSRWGWLNLRRRDAVVSDWITRMQIKTRGPDQAIAELSGGTQQKVAIARVLHQQADVLLLDEPTRGIDVGTKAEIYRLIGEAAAAGKAVIFVSSYLPELMATCDSIGVMSRGRLREIRPVSQWTEEAVLTCAIGEEEPVTT
- a CDS encoding substrate-binding domain-containing protein, whose translation is MWRNLLVLLSLAILVGCSDEAAGPGGQGASVAMGGNGKKYQIAVVPKAATHEFWKSVHAGAEDAASELGNVEIIWKAPAEDDNRNQQIDLVENFVTRGVNGICLAPIDSQALVNVAKDVKAANIPLVIFDSGLNDPSLYVSYVATDNENGGRLAAREMGRQLNGKGNVLLLRYSSGSESTENRERGFLETIKKEFPDIKILSSDQYAGTSEQTALDKSQQLLLKYGKEVNGIFAVNESSAAGMLQALKEAGLTGKVVYLGFDSSNRIVKALRDGDMQGVVLQDPVNMGYQAVKAIVAQLTGQPVEKRVSTGEAVATKENMDNPHMHKLLNPEQF